In Pirellulales bacterium, the following proteins share a genomic window:
- a CDS encoding GNAT family N-acetyltransferase, whose translation MAEVDGRPAGLAITIPDFNEATRPLNGRLTTFGLPIGLFRLWRNMRRIRAGRVLVLGVLPEYRGRGVTELLILRTRDIGQRLGYIGAELGWTLEDNALINRPIQKADAVPYKRFRIYHSAI comes from the coding sequence ATGGCCGAGGTCGACGGAAGACCGGCAGGACTCGCAATTACGATTCCTGACTTCAACGAGGCCACACGTCCCTTGAATGGGCGATTAACCACATTTGGTTTGCCGATCGGTCTGTTCCGCCTGTGGCGGAATATGCGACGTATTCGCGCCGGCAGGGTGTTGGTGCTGGGAGTCCTTCCCGAGTATCGAGGAAGAGGCGTCACCGAGCTATTAATTTTGCGAACCCGTGACATTGGGCAGCGGCTCGGCTATATCGGAGCCGAATTAGGATGGACCTTGGAAGACAATGCATTAATCAACCGACCCATTCAGAAGGCTGACGCCGTTCCCTACAAGCGATTTCGAATCTACCACTCAGCCATTTGA
- a CDS encoding cold shock domain-containing protein produces MAEGTIKKVMDKGFGFISLGGGKDLFFHSSALQGVEFEDLREGQKVSFTEGRGPKGPCAENVKLV; encoded by the coding sequence ATGGCTGAAGGCACGATCAAAAAGGTAATGGACAAGGGTTTTGGTTTTATTAGCCTGGGGGGAGGAAAAGACCTTTTCTTCCATTCTTCGGCGCTGCAGGGCGTCGAGTTTGAAGATTTACGCGAGGGACAGAAGGTGTCGTTCACGGAGGGCCGCGGGCCGAAGGGGCCATGTGCCGAAAACGTCAAGCTGGTATAG